From the genome of Gorilla gorilla gorilla isolate KB3781 chromosome 4, NHGRI_mGorGor1-v2.1_pri, whole genome shotgun sequence, one region includes:
- the LOC129533460 gene encoding AP-1 complex subunit sigma-2-like, translating into MQFMLFFSRQGKLRLQKWYVPLSDKEKKKITRELVQTVLARKPKMCSFLEWRDLKIVYKRYASLYFCCAIEDQDNELITLEIIHRYVELLDKYFGSVCELDIIFNFEKAYFILDEFLLGGEVQETSKKNVLKATEQADLLQEKTETMYHSKSFIGFKKAY; encoded by the coding sequence ATGCAGTTTATGTTGTTTTTTAGTCGTCAGGGAAAGCTTCGACTGCAAAAATGGTATGTCCCACTATcggacaaagagaagaaaaagatcacAAGAGAACTTGTTCAGACCGTTTTAGCACGGAAACCTAAAATGTGCAGCTTCCTTGAGTGGCGAGATCTGAAGATTGTTTACAAAAGATATGCTAGTCTGTATTTTTGCTGTGCTATTGAGGATCAGGACAATGAACTAATTACCCTGGAAATAATTCATCGTTATGTGGAATTACTTGACAAGTATTTCGGCAGTGTCTGTGAACTAGATATCATCTTTAATTTTGAGaaggcttattttattttggatgaGTTTCTTTTGGGAGGGGAAGTTCAGGAAACATCCAAGAAAAATGTCCTTAAAGCAACTGAGCAGGCCGATCTACTGCAGGAGAAAACAGAGACTATGTATCACAGCAAGAGTTTCATTGGGTTTAAGAAAGCGTACTAG